AAAACTATGCTTTTTTCACCATTTAAAACTTATAGAGCAAAGCTAATGTTTTTTATTGTAACGTTTATCCTCACAACAGTGGCTATAAACCTTCTTATTCAGCTGAACGTAAATTTTCTTCATAACTACTTTGATAAAACATACCATAACATTGAGAGTATAAATACAATTACAACCAACTTCAATACAATTAGCAAAAGCATACAAACCTACGTAATCTCTGGTGATTCAGATTCAATATTAAATGTATATGATAGTCTAAACTCAATCGCCCATGAACTAAACCAAATAACATGCCAGAACGAAGATGAGGTTGTATTCAAAAGAAGTATTGCCAATATCTATACAACAATAAGTAGCAACATTGACATGGTAATACTTTTTAAAAAGCAAGGAAAGGACTATACACAAAAGCTCTCTGATACTATTGAAAGCTTAGAGTACGCAAATTATTTTTTGCAAAAGCTCACACAAAGCAAGATAAACTACAGTGTTGAGTACTACAATAGCCTAAAAGACTCTATAAGAAAGATTACAAACACAAACTATGTTGTTATAATTTTGTGGTTTATATCCTCAATCTTTATAAGCCTTGTGTTCACAAAAGAGCTGACAGATCCAATCTCAAGGCTTGCCAAATTCTCAAACAGGGTTGCAAATGGTGAGCTAAACTTTACCATACCTAAGGTTGAACCAACTGATGAGCTTGGAATCTTGAACAACTCATTTTCTGACATGCTTGAAAATATAAAAGATATGCTAAAAAAGCTTGAAGACAAGGCTGAGCTTGAAAAAGAGCTTGCACAAAAAGAAATTGAAACAGTAAGATACCAGCAAGCCCTGCAAGAAGCAGAATTAAAAACTCTTCAGGCTCAGATAAACCCTCATTTTTTGTTCAACACATTAAATACCATTACTCAAATTGCCATGTTTGAAAACGCTCAAAAGACATATGATATGCTAATTAAAACTTCAAACTACCTAAGATACTGTGTGCAGAATATAAATAAGCTTGTGACAATTGGTGATGAGATTGAAAATGTAAAAAACTATCTTTTTATTCACAATATAAGATTTGGAAACAAAATAAGCTTAGAAGTGGATGTTGAAAAAGATGTGGAAAGTGCAAAGATTCCAAGCATGATATTCCAGCCAATTGTTGAAAATTCTATTGTCCATGGGTTTGCTAAAAAAAGTGAAGGTTTGATTAAGATTGTTGCAAAGAAGGAAAATCAAAGCTATATAAAGATTCACATAATAGACAATGGAAGCGGGATTGAACCATATGTTTTAGAAGAGCTTACCAAAAAGTCTTATGTATCCAAGACATCAACAGGCATTGGACTTGAAAATATCACAAAAAGGCTTGAATTTTTCTTTGCTATTAAAAACCCCATAAGTATTGACTCTCAGCTAAATATTGGAACTACTGTAACAATTCTCATTCCTTATGTAAAATAGCTTAACAGTAATTAAAATGAAAGGGCGATGATTTTGATATGATGAAGATCTTAATATGTGATGATGAGGCGATTGTTATTGAGTCGATCAAATATATATTGCAAAAGAATTTTTCAAACATTGAGATAGAGACAGCATCAAGTGGAGATGAAGCTTTGCAAAAGCTAATACTTCAGAGCTTTCACCTTGTCTTTATAGACATTCAAATGCCTGATATGAGTGGCATTGAGGTAATGGAGGAATATAGAAAGATAAAAAAAGAATTTTTGCCACTTTTTGTGATAATATCTGCACATGACAGATTTGAATATGCAAGAAAATCTGTTGAACTCGGAGCATATTCTTATATTCTAAAACCTTATTCAATTGCTGATATTGT
This Caldicellulosiruptor changbaiensis DNA region includes the following protein-coding sequences:
- a CDS encoding sensor histidine kinase → MFFIVTFILTTVAINLLIQLNVNFLHNYFDKTYHNIESINTITTNFNTISKSIQTYVISGDSDSILNVYDSLNSIAHELNQITCQNEDEVVFKRSIANIYTTISSNIDMVILFKKQGKDYTQKLSDTIESLEYANYFLQKLTQSKINYSVEYYNSLKDSIRKITNTNYVVIILWFISSIFISLVFTKELTDPISRLAKFSNRVANGELNFTIPKVEPTDELGILNNSFSDMLENIKDMLKKLEDKAELEKELAQKEIETVRYQQALQEAELKTLQAQINPHFLFNTLNTITQIAMFENAQKTYDMLIKTSNYLRYCVQNINKLVTIGDEIENVKNYLFIHNIRFGNKISLEVDVEKDVESAKIPSMIFQPIVENSIVHGFAKKSEGLIKIVAKKENQSYIKIHIIDNGSGIEPYVLEELTKKSYVSKTSTGIGLENITKRLEFFFAIKNPISIDSQLNIGTTVTILIPYVK